The Cervus canadensis isolate Bull #8, Minnesota chromosome X, ASM1932006v1, whole genome shotgun sequence genome contains a region encoding:
- the LOC122435109 gene encoding melanoma-associated antigen B1-like yields MPRGQKSKLRAREKRRQARMETKDLGDAQAAASPTPTSGSTPPGSPTAGAGQNPQGAAATSSPVAGASHPRSKARARHQAKQRRNSSQVSTFSKPAPPDPVTKKAGVLMHFMLEKFKMQQPIRKIDMLKIVHKMFKAHFPEILKKAAERIELVFGLELKEVKPNGYSYTLVCKEDLAKDGVLGSTLEVPKNGLLMPLLGVIFLNGNSASEAEVWEFLNVLGIYDGNTHIIFGEPRKFITEELVQEKYLVYRQIPDSDPPSYEFVWGPRAHAETTKMKVLEFVAKINSTVPSAFPFHYEEALRDEEERAKAISTARARGAAKAIACSKVPPSNPSSLQ; encoded by the coding sequence ATGCCTCGGGGACAGAAGAGCAAGCTCCGTGCGCGTGAGAAACGCCGCCAAGCACGCATGGAGACCAAGGATCTTGGGGATGCTCAGGctgctgcctcccccacccctactTCTGGGAGTACACCCCCGGGCTCCCCCACTGCTGGTGCGGGCCAGAATCCTCAGGGAGCTGCAGCCACTAGCTCTCCTGTTGCAGGGGCTTCACACCCACGATCTAAAGCACGTGCCAGGCACCAAGCTAAGCAACGTAGAAATTCTTCCCAGGTCTCAACCTTTTCTAAGCCCGCTCCTCCAGATCCTGTGACCAAGAAGGCAGGGGTGTTGATGCATTTCATGCTAGAGAAGTTTAAGATGCAACAGCCCATTAGGAAGATAGATATGCTGAAGATTGTCCACAAAATGTTCAAGGCACACTTCCCCGAAATCCTGAAGAAAGCCGCTGAGCGCATCGAGCTGGTATTTGGCCTTGAATTGAAGGAAGTCAAGCCGAATGGTTACTCCTATACCCTGGTCTGCAAGGAGGACCTTGCCAAAGATGGGGTGCTGGGCAGTACCTTGGAGGTGCCGAAGAATGGGCTTCTGATGCCTCTGCTGGGTGTGATCTTCCTGAATGGCAATTCCGCCTCTGAGGCAGAGGTCTGGGAGTTCCTGAATGTTCTGGGCATCTATGATGGGAATACGCACATAATCTTTGGGGAGCCCAGGAAGTTCATCACTGAAGAGTTGGTGCAGGAGAAGTACCTGGTGTATCGTCAGATTCCTGACAGCGATCCCCCGAGCTATGAGTTTGTGTGGGGCCCAAGAGCCCACGCTGAAACAACCAAGATGAAGGTGCTGGAGTTTGTGGCCAAGATCAATAGTACCGTCCCCAGTGCTTTCCCATTCCATTATGAAGAGGCTTTGAGAGATGAGGAAGAGAGAGCCAAAGCCATATCTACAGCCAGGGCTCGTGGTGCTGCTAAGGCCATTGCCTGCTCCAAGGTCCCACCCAGCAATCCGTCCAGCCTCCAGTGA
- the LOC122435421 gene encoding melanoma-associated antigen B3-like: MPRGKRGKKGKPHTCKKRRQDQHGTQDLRGAQVTATTMEAHSSSSSPGPGVDAKGKPSARSGKHLKRPWGALATTTVPAGVSPTRSSKRATGKIAKKRNSPQAPLSNVQSGERSLTRPTNLLVEFLLRMYKTKKPIRKVHMLKIIDKKYKNQFLRILKRASESMEVVFGIDVKKDNTAKHSYVLVSKMNLPCNGIVHRGRGFPKTGLLMNLLGVIFMKGNCATEEDIWNFLGKMKIYAGKRHFLFGEPKKLITQDLVQLKYLEYRQVPGSSPACYEFLWGPRAHAEMSKMRVLEFLARINHLDPSDFHCCYEEALKDEEERAQASGCPSVSAAVPST, from the coding sequence ATGCCTCGGGGTAAGAGGGGTAAGAAGGGTAAGCCCCACACCTGTAAGAAACGTCGCCAGGATCAGCATGGCACCCAGGATCTGAGGGGCGCTCAGGTCACTGCCACCACAATGGAAGCACACTCCTCTTCCTCCAGTCCTGGTCCCGGGGTTGATGCTAAGGGAAAGCCCAGTGCTAGGTCTGGTAAACATCTCAAGCGTCCTTGGGGGGCCCTGGCCACCACCACTGTGCCTGCAGGTGTTTCTCCCACAAGATCATCCAAAAGAGCCACTGGGAAAATTGCAAAAAAGCGAAATTCCCCTCAGGCCCCTCTCTCTAATGTGCAGTCTGGAGAACGCTCACTAACCAGGCCGACGAATCTGTTGGTGGAGTTCCTGTTACGCATGTATAAGACGAAAAAGCCCATTAGGAAAGTGCATATGCTGAAGATCATCgataaaaagtacaaaaatcaATTCCTCAGGATCCTCAAAAGAGCTTCTGAGAGCATGGAGGTGGTATTTGGTATTGACGTGAAGAAAGACAACACTGCCAAGCATTCTTATGTCCTTGTCAGCAAGATGAATCTCCCCTGCAACGGGATCGTGCACCGTGGCAGGGGTTTTCCCAAGACCGGTCTCCTGATGAATCTCCTGGGTGTGATCTTCATGAAGGGCAACTGCGCCACTGAGGAAGACATCTGGAATTTCCTGGGTAAGATGAAAATCTATGCTGGGAAGAGGCACTTCTTATTTGGGGAGCCCAAGAAGCTCATCACCCAAGATTTGGTGCAGCTGAAGTATTTGGAATATCGGCAAGTGCCCGGCAGCAGTCCAGCATGCTATGAGTTCCTGTGGGGTCCGAGAGCGCATGCTGAAATGAGCAAGATGAGAGTCCTGGAGTTCCTGGCCAGGATTAACCATTTGGATCCCAGTGACTTCCACTGTTGTTATGAAGAGGCTTTGAAAGATGAAGAAGAGAGGGCCCAAGCCAGCGGATGTCCCAGTGTTTCTGCAGCAGTTCCTTCCACCTAG